From one Bacteroidales bacterium genomic stretch:
- a CDS encoding MFS transporter — protein sequence MSINFNKDIQYYKFCAYGFLKNLRFFEPFILLFFLDAGLSYLQIGILYSIREITTSILEIPSGIIADAIGRRRSMVFCFVCYIISFIIFYFSNSYILFIVAMFVFAIGAAFRTGNHKAMIFEYLSIKGWTNQKVHYYGHTRSWSQKGSALSSILAAIVVFMSGNYRLIFLFSIIPYVIDLLLMLTYPKELDGDIKSFNKKMIVENFKKISKEFLLSLKNIKILKATANLSVYTGYYKAIKDYLQPVIQIYVLSLPFFISFNKEKRISIFIGIIYFVIYFLTSFAAKNSGNISNKFSNLTKPLNISILFGLILGIISGLFLNLNLSIITIFIFICFFLVENIRKPIGIAYVSDMFDRKILSTALSFESQVNTLFAAIIAPVIGYFADTFGIGNGLIIVSLVLLISSPLYYLKSIKNGKSDI from the coding sequence ATGAGTATTAATTTTAATAAAGATATTCAGTATTATAAGTTTTGTGCCTATGGTTTTTTAAAAAATCTTCGGTTTTTTGAACCATTCATTCTGCTGTTTTTTCTTGATGCCGGATTAAGCTATCTTCAAATAGGAATTTTATATTCAATACGTGAAATAACCACTAGTATTCTTGAAATTCCCTCAGGAATAATTGCCGATGCAATAGGTAGAAGAAGGTCAATGGTTTTTTGTTTTGTTTGCTATATCATATCTTTCATAATTTTTTATTTCTCAAATAGTTATATATTATTCATTGTTGCAATGTTTGTTTTTGCAATCGGAGCAGCATTCAGAACAGGTAATCATAAAGCTATGATTTTTGAATACCTTTCAATTAAAGGGTGGACAAATCAAAAAGTACATTATTACGGACATACAAGGTCGTGGTCGCAAAAAGGTTCAGCTTTATCTTCAATTTTAGCTGCTATAGTTGTATTTATGAGTGGTAATTATCGTCTTATATTTTTATTTTCAATTATTCCATATGTTATTGATTTGCTTTTAATGTTAACTTATCCAAAAGAACTGGACGGAGATATAAAATCATTTAATAAAAAAATGATAGTTGAGAATTTTAAAAAAATATCAAAGGAATTTTTACTTTCTCTGAAAAATATTAAAATATTAAAAGCTACAGCAAATCTTTCTGTTTATACAGGATATTATAAAGCTATTAAAGATTATTTACAACCCGTTATACAAATATATGTTTTATCCTTGCCGTTTTTTATTTCTTTTAATAAAGAAAAGCGAATTTCAATTTTTATAGGGATTATTTATTTTGTAATATATTTCTTAACATCATTTGCTGCAAAAAATTCAGGAAATATCTCAAATAAATTCAGCAATTTAACCAAACCATTAAATATTTCTATCTTATTTGGACTAATATTAGGTATTATAAGCGGACTGTTTTTAAATCTGAATTTATCAATTATTACAATATTTATTTTTATTTGTTTTTTCTTAGTAGAAAATATACGGAAACCAATTGGAATTGCATATGTAAGTGATATGTTTGACCGTAAAATATTATCTACTGCACTTTCATTTGAATCTCAGGTAAATACACTTTTTGCAGCTATAATCGCACCTGTTATAGGATATTTTGCCGACACATTCGGTATTGGAAACGGATTGATAATTGTTTCTTTGGTTTTGCTTATAAGCTCTCCCTTATATTATTTGAAGTCAATAAAAAACGGGAAATCCGATATTTGA
- a CDS encoding pyruvate, phosphate dikinase codes for MTQKKRVYTFGNKQAEGKTEMKNLLGGKGSNLAEMNLIGVPVPPGFTITTEVCAEYNTLGENKVIELIKKEVEDAVINIENIMGTKYGSIENPCLLSVRSGARASMPGMMDTVLNLGLNDDAVEGIAKKTGNERFAWDSYRRFVQMYGDVVLGMKPVSKEDIDPFEEIMEQLKEDKGIENDTDLTTNDLKELVLKFKKAVKDSIGKEFPVDPWEQLWGSVMAVFDSWNTNRAIVYRQLNQIPDDWGTAINVQAMVFGNMGDNSGTGVAFTRDAGSGENIFNGEYLLNAQGEDVVAGIRTPRQITKEGSLRWAKLAEVSEEERASKYPSLEEVMPVIYKELDEIQEKLEKHYRDIQDLEFTIQDGKLWLLQTRNGKRTGAAMVKISIDMLKEGEIDEKTALLRNEPNKLNELLHPVFSDDAIKAANVLAKGLPASPGAATGQIVFHADDAEVWTDQGKEVLLVRIETSPEDLKGMHVANGILTARGGMTSHAAVVARGMGKCCISGAGSIKINYKAKTLTVDGKILKEGDWLSLNGTTGEVYEDKIDTIEPELSGYFGELMDLAEKHTRMYVRTNADSPHDAEVARNFGAKGIGLCRTEHMFFEGDRIKAMREMILADDEEGRRKALDKLLPIQREDFEGIFEAMHDLPVTIRLLDPPLHEFVPHEDVNQKEMADEMGISVEKIKAKVEALHEFNPMLGHRGCRLGNTYPEITEMQARAIIEAALNLKAKGIKAIPEIMIPLIGSLKEYKLQEDIVKDVAEKVFKERNDKIDYLVGTMIEIPRAALTADKVAESAEFFSFGTNDLTQMTFGYSRDDAGTFLPIYLNKGILKNDPFQIIDEEGVGQLVEMGIERGRSTNPNLKVGICGEHGGEPNSVEFCNKVKMDYVSCSPYRVPIARLAAAQANIKQK; via the coding sequence ATGACACAAAAGAAACGAGTTTATACATTTGGAAATAAACAAGCAGAAGGGAAAACCGAAATGAAAAACCTTCTTGGAGGAAAAGGTTCTAATCTTGCCGAAATGAATCTTATCGGTGTGCCGGTACCCCCTGGATTTACTATTACAACTGAAGTTTGTGCAGAATATAATACTCTTGGAGAAAACAAGGTTATTGAGTTGATTAAAAAGGAAGTAGAAGATGCTGTTATAAATATCGAAAATATAATGGGTACTAAGTATGGCAGCATCGAAAACCCATGTCTTTTATCAGTGAGGTCTGGAGCAAGAGCATCAATGCCGGGAATGATGGATACAGTCTTAAATCTTGGTTTAAATGATGATGCTGTTGAAGGTATTGCAAAAAAAACAGGTAATGAAAGATTTGCATGGGATTCATACAGAAGATTTGTCCAGATGTATGGAGATGTTGTTTTAGGTATGAAACCTGTTTCAAAAGAAGATATTGACCCTTTTGAAGAAATAATGGAGCAATTAAAAGAAGATAAAGGTATTGAAAATGATACTGACCTTACAACTAATGATTTGAAAGAATTAGTATTAAAGTTCAAAAAAGCTGTAAAAGATTCAATTGGAAAAGAATTTCCGGTAGATCCATGGGAGCAATTATGGGGTTCGGTAATGGCTGTTTTTGATAGCTGGAATACAAACCGTGCAATAGTTTACCGACAGTTGAATCAAATTCCTGATGATTGGGGAACTGCTATTAATGTTCAAGCAATGGTTTTTGGTAATATGGGAGATAATTCAGGAACCGGAGTGGCTTTTACAAGAGATGCAGGAAGTGGCGAAAATATTTTTAACGGTGAATATTTATTAAATGCACAAGGCGAAGATGTTGTTGCAGGTATTAGAACACCAAGACAAATTACAAAAGAAGGCTCATTACGCTGGGCTAAATTAGCTGAAGTTTCAGAGGAAGAAAGAGCATCAAAATATCCATCATTAGAAGAAGTAATGCCTGTAATTTATAAAGAACTTGATGAAATTCAGGAAAAATTAGAAAAACATTATCGCGATATACAAGACCTTGAATTTACTATTCAGGATGGTAAATTATGGTTGCTTCAAACACGTAACGGAAAACGTACAGGAGCAGCGATGGTGAAAATATCAATAGATATGTTAAAGGAAGGTGAAATTGATGAAAAAACAGCATTATTAAGAAACGAACCTAATAAACTCAATGAATTACTACACCCTGTATTTAGTGATGATGCTATAAAAGCTGCTAATGTTCTGGCTAAAGGATTACCCGCTTCACCGGGTGCTGCAACAGGACAAATTGTTTTTCATGCTGATGATGCTGAAGTTTGGACAGACCAGGGAAAAGAAGTTTTACTGGTAAGAATTGAAACATCACCTGAAGATTTAAAAGGAATGCATGTTGCTAATGGTATTCTTACTGCAAGAGGGGGAATGACTTCTCATGCAGCAGTTGTTGCTCGTGGAATGGGAAAATGTTGTATTTCAGGTGCAGGAAGTATTAAAATTAATTATAAAGCAAAAACCTTAACAGTTGATGGTAAAATATTAAAAGAAGGAGATTGGTTATCATTAAATGGAACAACAGGTGAAGTATATGAAGATAAAATTGATACAATTGAACCTGAACTAAGTGGATACTTCGGAGAATTAATGGACCTTGCTGAAAAACATACAAGAATGTATGTAAGAACAAATGCAGATTCTCCACACGATGCAGAAGTTGCAAGGAACTTTGGAGCAAAAGGTATTGGACTATGCCGTACTGAACATATGTTTTTTGAAGGTGACAGAATTAAAGCTATGCGTGAAATGATTCTCGCCGATGATGAAGAAGGCAGAAGAAAAGCATTAGATAAATTATTACCAATTCAAAGAGAAGATTTTGAAGGTATATTTGAAGCAATGCACGACCTTCCTGTTACTATTCGTTTATTAGACCCACCATTGCATGAGTTTGTTCCGCATGAAGATGTAAATCAGAAAGAAATGGCTGATGAGATGGGAATATCTGTTGAAAAAATTAAAGCAAAAGTTGAAGCATTACATGAATTTAACCCAATGCTTGGACATCGTGGTTGCCGTTTGGGAAATACTTATCCTGAAATTACCGAAATGCAGGCTCGTGCAATTATCGAAGCTGCTTTAAATCTTAAAGCTAAAGGAATTAAAGCTATACCTGAAATAATGATTCCTTTAATAGGTTCTCTTAAAGAATATAAGTTACAGGAAGATATTGTAAAAGATGTGGCAGAAAAAGTTTTTAAGGAAAGAAACGATAAGATTGATTATCTCGTTGGAACAATGATTGAAATTCCAAGAGCTGCATTAACTGCTGATAAAGTTGCAGAATCTGCTGAGTTTTTCTCATTTGGAACAAATGACCTTACTCAAATGACATTTGGTTATTCAAGAGATGATGCAGGTACATTCCTGCCTATTTATTTGAATAAAGGGATATTAAAAAACGATCCATTCCAAATTATTGATGAAGAAGGTGTTGGACAGTTAGTTGAAATGGGAATAGAAAGAGGTAGAAGTACCAATCCTAACCTTAAAGTTGGTATTTGTGGTGAACATGGTGGGGAACCAAATTCTGTTGAATTTTGTAATAAAGTAAAAATGGATTACGTAAGTTGTTCTCCTTATCGTGTACCAATAGCAAGATTGGCAGCAGCACAAGCTAATATTAAACAAAAATAA
- a CDS encoding type II toxin-antitoxin system prevent-host-death family antitoxin, giving the protein MQTTNISDFRKDLRKYLDIVTDDYETLIINRSNNKAVILMSLDEYNSFMETHYLLSSKANRKHLEESIAEFEQGKYQERNLIEE; this is encoded by the coding sequence ATGCAAACAACCAATATTTCGGATTTCAGAAAAGATTTAAGAAAATACCTTGATATTGTTACTGATGATTATGAGACACTCATAATAAACAGAAGTAATAATAAAGCAGTGATTTTAATGTCTTTAGATGAATATAATTCTTTTATGGAAACTCATTATTTGCTTTCCAGTAAAGCTAACAGAAAACATCTTGAAGAATCTATAGCTGAATTTGAGCAAGGAAAATATCAGGAAAGAAATTTAATAGAAGAATAA